The Desulfovibrio sp. genome includes a region encoding these proteins:
- a CDS encoding tetratricopeptide repeat protein: MSNQLDYEINKELGECYLFMGDFDKAEEYYRKAAGSNSQSAAPFLGLATVAVQRSDLDKALILYQKAASVEETDKALCGIGLVYMEKGDHQQAFDYFAAALKKSRENIVALNCLVRESYQLGCVENALPYLEDTLRSGVEAEAVRVTLAGCMIYLGRAEEARQHLEAVLGANPTNINAKELFDTMAA; encoded by the coding sequence ATGAGCAATCAACTGGATTACGAAATCAATAAGGAATTGGGCGAGTGCTACCTTTTCATGGGTGATTTTGACAAGGCCGAGGAATACTACCGCAAGGCCGCAGGCAGCAACTCCCAGAGCGCGGCCCCCTTCCTGGGGCTGGCCACTGTGGCCGTGCAGCGCTCTGACCTGGACAAGGCTCTGATTCTGTACCAGAAGGCCGCTTCTGTGGAAGAAACCGACAAGGCCCTGTGCGGCATTGGCCTTGTGTACATGGAAAAGGGCGACCACCAGCAGGCCTTTGACTACTTTGCTGCTGCCCTGAAAAAATCCAGGGAAAACATTGTGGCCCTCAACTGCCTGGTGCGTGAATCTTACCAGCTTGGCTGCGTCGAAAACGCGCTGCCCTACCTGGAAGACACCCTGCGCTCCGGCGTGGAAGCCGAGGCCGTTCGCGTCACTCTGGCTGGCTGCATGATCTACCTTGGCCGCGCCGAAGAAGCCCGGCAGCACCTTGAAGCGGTGTTGGGCGCCAACCCCACCAACATCAATGCCAAGGAACTTTTCGACACCATGGCTGCCTAG
- the cmk gene encoding (d)CMP kinase → MSARLPVVTLDGPAGVGKTTLARRVAEGLGLSYLDTGAMFRCMALKLGAGAETLPEEELRTRCAEWTFTLSGLGQQSTLFCNGVAVRGEVRTEAVGMLAARIATVPVVREILRATQRAIGEQYPLVAEGRDMGTVVFPDARFKFFLDAAPEVRAMRRLHDLESSGQKADLATLTEQIRQRDALDRNRAVAPLRPAQDSLIVDTSHLDIEGVLGVILHHINVHGGTQSLRSA, encoded by the coding sequence ATGAGCGCGCGGCTTCCTGTTGTGACGCTTGACGGCCCGGCAGGCGTGGGCAAAACCACGCTGGCCCGGCGGGTGGCAGAAGGGCTTGGCCTTTCCTACCTTGATACCGGGGCCATGTTCCGCTGTATGGCGCTCAAGCTGGGCGCAGGGGCGGAAACATTGCCCGAAGAAGAACTGCGCACCCGCTGCGCGGAGTGGACGTTCACCCTTTCGGGCCTTGGGCAGCAGTCCACCCTGTTCTGCAACGGTGTTGCCGTGCGGGGCGAGGTGCGCACCGAGGCCGTGGGCATGCTGGCTGCCCGCATAGCTACCGTGCCCGTGGTGCGGGAAATTCTGCGCGCCACCCAGCGCGCCATTGGTGAGCAGTACCCGCTGGTGGCAGAAGGGCGCGACATGGGAACAGTGGTTTTTCCCGATGCGCGCTTCAAGTTCTTTCTGGATGCAGCGCCCGAGGTACGCGCCATGCGCCGTCTGCACGACCTTGAATCCAGCGGGCAGAAGGCGGATCTCGCCACCCTGACAGAACAGATCCGCCAGCGCGACGCCCTTGACCGCAACCGCGCCGTGGCCCCACTGCGCCCCGCGCAGGATTCGCTGATTGTGGACACGTCCCACCTTGACATTGAGGGAGTGCTTGGCGTCATCCTGCACCACATCAACGTGCATGGCGGTACGCAGAGCCTGCGCTCCGCCTGA
- the hisC gene encoding histidinol-phosphate transaminase encodes MSEISVRQEIMALKAYVPGLSIAEIQDKYNLPQVIKMASNENPLGMPPLAREAVERHAAGAFRYPQGGNPRLAKALGQRHGVDEHRVVVGNGSDEIIDLLIRILAIPGAHNIVCFNPCFSIYPIQGRICGVEIRRQPLEEDFSFNFAALLELVDANTRIVFVTTPDNPSGFCPPRAAVEALARDLAQKAPDCLLVVDEAYVDFAEDEKGASMLASGIMPHNTAFMRTFSKSFGLAGMRVGYGILPDHLADFVWRARLPFSVNILAEEAALAALADDTFYNATQDAVRTGRKELFAGLTAMGCKVWPSEANFLMFGMPEGTPNAAECFEALLARGIIIRPLKSYSLPDLLRVSIGNQQENLAFLSAMAEIIARKGEKA; translated from the coding sequence ATGTCCGAGATCAGTGTGCGCCAGGAAATTATGGCCCTCAAGGCCTATGTTCCCGGCCTTTCCATTGCCGAAATCCAGGATAAGTACAACCTTCCCCAGGTTATCAAGATGGCCAGCAACGAAAACCCGCTGGGCATGCCCCCTCTGGCCCGCGAAGCTGTGGAACGCCACGCCGCCGGGGCCTTCCGCTATCCGCAGGGCGGCAATCCGCGACTGGCAAAGGCGCTGGGCCAGCGACACGGCGTTGACGAGCACCGTGTGGTTGTGGGCAACGGTTCGGACGAAATCATCGACCTGCTTATCCGCATTCTGGCGATTCCCGGCGCGCACAACATTGTGTGTTTCAACCCCTGTTTCAGCATTTACCCCATTCAGGGTCGTATTTGCGGCGTAGAAATCCGGCGGCAGCCCCTTGAGGAAGATTTTTCCTTCAACTTTGCCGCCCTACTGGAACTGGTGGACGCCAACACGCGCATTGTTTTTGTGACCACGCCCGACAATCCCTCGGGCTTTTGCCCCCCGCGCGCTGCCGTGGAGGCCCTTGCGCGCGATCTGGCGCAGAAGGCCCCCGACTGCCTGCTGGTGGTGGACGAAGCCTACGTGGACTTTGCCGAAGATGAAAAAGGCGCATCCATGCTGGCAAGCGGCATCATGCCCCATAACACGGCCTTTATGCGCACGTTTTCCAAAAGCTTCGGGCTTGCGGGCATGCGCGTGGGTTATGGCATTTTGCCTGACCATCTGGCGGATTTTGTCTGGCGCGCGCGCCTGCCCTTCTCTGTCAACATTCTGGCGGAGGAAGCGGCTTTGGCGGCTCTGGCTGACGACACCTTTTACAACGCCACGCAGGATGCCGTGCGCACAGGCCGCAAGGAGCTGTTTGCGGGTTTGACGGCTATGGGCTGCAAGGTGTGGCCGAGCGAAGCGAACTTTTTGATGTTCGGCATGCCCGAGGGCACGCCCAACGCTGCCGAATGCTTTGAAGCCCTGCTCGCACGGGGCATCATCATCCGCCCGCTCAAGAGCTACAGCTTGCCGGATCTGCTGCGCGTCAGCATCGGCAACCAGCAGGAAAACCTCGCCTTCCTTTCCGCCATGGCAGAGATTATTGCCCGCAAAGGGGAAAAGGCATGA
- a CDS encoding universal stress protein: protein MKDIKKILCAVDLSEHSKEVSEYAVLLAKGLNASVLVVYTAPSLSQYVGFHVPPNTIENFVGEIVTGAEKSMESFVAENFVGVEAKGQVLIGYAAEEILNRAREEKADLIVMGTHGRKGIDRILFGSVAEKVVKNADMPVLTVRPTEAGE from the coding sequence ATGAAGGATATCAAGAAGATTCTTTGCGCGGTAGACCTTTCCGAACACAGCAAGGAGGTTTCCGAATACGCGGTGCTTCTTGCCAAGGGTCTCAATGCGAGCGTGCTTGTTGTATACACGGCCCCCTCGCTGAGCCAGTATGTGGGCTTTCATGTACCACCCAACACCATTGAGAATTTTGTCGGCGAAATCGTGACCGGCGCTGAAAAGTCCATGGAATCGTTTGTGGCCGAAAACTTCGTGGGTGTTGAAGCCAAGGGGCAGGTGCTCATTGGCTATGCCGCCGAAGAAATCCTCAACCGCGCCCGTGAAGAAAAGGCCGATCTTATCGTCATGGGCACCCATGGCCGCAAGGGCATTGACCGCATTCTTTTCGGCTCTGTGGCGGAAAAGGTGGTCAAGAACGCCGACATGCCCGTGCTGACCGTGCGCCCCACGGAAGCAGGCGAATAA
- a CDS encoding periplasmic heavy metal sensor, translating into MKTSKIVTSGAALTLAIFLGLSGVASAQNGDGHGPAGMGPGTGMGMGMGPGMGYGMGPGMGLSSEQMETMQQIHQSFVEKTQPTMQQHFSKMAELNNLAAAGAKPDDARVKAAQKDLREIDAKLYSARAEMLKQMSDKGIPFMAGHGMGRGMGHRMGGHGMGHGMMGNGMMGPGNCPGMAGMGAAGTTGNAVQSGATSNK; encoded by the coding sequence ATGAAGACCTCCAAGATCGTTACCAGCGGCGCGGCCCTTACCCTTGCCATCTTCCTCGGCCTCTCGGGCGTTGCTTCCGCCCAGAACGGCGACGGCCACGGCCCCGCAGGCATGGGTCCCGGCACAGGCATGGGTATGGGCATGGGCCCCGGCATGGGTTATGGCATGGGCCCTGGCATGGGATTGTCCAGCGAGCAGATGGAAACCATGCAGCAGATCCACCAGAGCTTTGTTGAAAAAACACAGCCCACCATGCAGCAGCACTTTTCCAAGATGGCTGAACTGAACAACCTTGCCGCCGCTGGCGCCAAGCCCGACGATGCCCGCGTCAAAGCCGCCCAGAAGGATCTGCGCGAAATCGACGCCAAGCTGTACAGCGCCAGGGCCGAAATGCTCAAGCAGATGTCTGACAAGGGCATTCCCTTCATGGCTGGTCACGGCATGGGCCGGGGCATGGGACACCGCATGGGCGGACACGGCATGGGACATGGCATGATGGGTAACGGCATGATGGGCCCCGGCAACTGCCCCGGCATGGCTGGCATGGGCGCGGCTGGCACCACTGGCAACGCAGTGCAGTCCGGCGCTACCAGCAACAAGTAA
- a CDS encoding SHOCT domain-containing protein, whose translation MLQKSTHLGTAFAYTASNGAEIRSTNQKANNKLTAQRHTEDTDMYGCDIGSVMGWGNGMTHLIFMILIISLVVAFISKMFPLQRKNMDYTDSMAILKRRLASGEITLEEYEKLKKSI comes from the coding sequence GTGTTACAAAAATCCACCCATCTTGGCACGGCCTTTGCCTATACAGCATCAAACGGCGCTGAAATACGCAGCACCAATCAGAAGGCAAATAACAAACTGACGGCGCAACGTCACACTGAGGATACTGATATGTATGGCTGCGATATAGGAAGCGTAATGGGATGGGGAAATGGCATGACGCACCTCATATTCATGATACTGATTATTTCCCTTGTGGTCGCTTTCATCAGCAAAATGTTCCCGTTACAGAGAAAAAATATGGATTATACAGATTCCATGGCGATTCTCAAAAGACGGCTTGCCTCTGGTGAAATCACTCTTGAAGAATACGAAAAACTGAAAAAATCCATCTGA
- a CDS encoding ATP-binding protein, whose product MIRFRSSLSQRLSRMGLSPWMLLGAALILGLTLVGLSVRSNQRERAFMVHNLTDRAEALIWALEAGTRTGMRLSPGTVLGLRPLLSETARQPGILYMAVTDMSGAILAQSGDSSPIPGVPDDVAPEFAPTPMLVQPQDIPPLADVSDRPMWRVRKVDGKEVFEVFRVFAPLSRSHGQQHMGGQQHMGGGHGPHGMSMMGRMMGHSSDIDGPDSNEVFGNPPPPPVGGFGGRPGPEAPRQVVGVALVGFDARPFEDALAQDARNNLLSAALAAALGLAGFVSLFWMHNNRRWRRIVRDQQTMAAEVVANLPLGLVISDPNGRIAMINDTALAMFGKQRAEIFPSGAEASQGDADKPGRSARARRLRSLPGLEWEALVGKLVKGSRILEQETTLAVPGIKPLTISLGGAAMRNEDGAFLGNVFVLRDITEMKRLQADAQRNDRLAALGHLAAGVAHEIRNPLSTIKGVALYIAKRMPMGGREEEAAQRMIDEVERLDRVVSELLEFARPGSFETVQADLGEVIGRALRLAEADLKAKNITVVFEMEPGFPLVRISTERLTQALLNLFLNAVQAMDHGGTLRVSTRALPDGMFSITVADTGPGIQAEIQASIFTPYFTTKSSGTGLGLAIVYQIAEGHGGRVSVGNAPGHGAEFTLTLPVNGKG is encoded by the coding sequence ATGATCCGTTTTCGCTCATCTCTCTCCCAGCGCTTGTCGCGCATGGGCCTTTCACCCTGGATGCTGCTTGGGGCAGCCCTTATTCTCGGCCTGACACTGGTGGGGCTTTCCGTGCGCAGCAACCAGCGCGAGCGGGCTTTTATGGTGCACAACCTTACGGACAGGGCCGAGGCGCTCATTTGGGCGCTTGAAGCCGGAACCCGCACGGGCATGCGCCTCAGCCCCGGCACTGTGCTGGGCTTGCGCCCGCTGCTCAGTGAAACGGCCCGCCAACCCGGCATTCTCTATATGGCTGTTACCGATATGAGCGGGGCCATACTTGCCCAGAGCGGCGACAGCTCGCCGATTCCCGGCGTGCCGGACGACGTCGCACCGGAATTTGCCCCCACTCCCATGCTGGTGCAGCCTCAGGATATCCCCCCCCTTGCAGATGTTTCAGACCGGCCTATGTGGCGGGTACGCAAGGTGGATGGAAAAGAAGTTTTTGAGGTTTTTCGTGTATTTGCACCCCTGAGCCGTTCACATGGGCAACAGCACATGGGCGGGCAGCAGCATATGGGCGGCGGGCATGGCCCCCACGGCATGAGCATGATGGGCCGCATGATGGGGCATTCATCTGATATTGACGGGCCTGATTCCAATGAGGTGTTTGGCAATCCGCCGCCGCCCCCAGTGGGAGGCTTTGGTGGCCGCCCCGGCCCTGAGGCCCCCCGGCAGGTGGTGGGTGTGGCCTTGGTTGGTTTTGACGCGCGCCCCTTTGAGGATGCTCTGGCCCAGGACGCGCGCAACAACCTGCTCTCTGCCGCGCTGGCCGCCGCCTTGGGGCTGGCTGGTTTTGTGTCCCTGTTCTGGATGCACAACAACCGTCGCTGGCGGCGTATTGTGCGCGATCAGCAGACCATGGCCGCAGAGGTTGTGGCAAACCTCCCACTTGGCCTTGTGATCAGCGACCCGAACGGGCGCATTGCCATGATCAACGACACGGCGCTGGCTATGTTCGGCAAGCAGCGCGCAGAAATATTTCCTTCTGGCGCAGAGGCTTCTCAGGGCGATGCGGACAAGCCCGGCAGGTCTGCACGGGCACGGCGGTTGCGCAGTCTACCCGGTCTGGAGTGGGAAGCTCTGGTGGGTAAACTGGTTAAGGGATCGCGCATTCTGGAGCAGGAAACAACGCTTGCCGTGCCGGGAATCAAACCGCTGACCATCAGCCTTGGCGGCGCGGCCATGCGCAATGAGGACGGCGCTTTTTTGGGCAACGTATTTGTGTTGCGCGACATTACAGAAATGAAGCGCCTTCAGGCTGACGCCCAGCGCAATGACCGGTTGGCGGCCCTTGGGCATCTGGCGGCGGGTGTGGCGCATGAAATCCGCAACCCCTTGAGCACCATCAAGGGCGTGGCCCTGTACATCGCCAAGCGCATGCCCATGGGCGGGCGCGAGGAAGAAGCCGCCCAGCGCATGATTGACGAAGTGGAACGGCTGGACCGCGTGGTTTCCGAGTTGCTGGAGTTTGCGCGTCCCGGTTCGTTTGAAACCGTGCAGGCTGATCTTGGCGAGGTCATCGGGCGGGCGCTGCGGCTTGCCGAGGCAGACCTCAAGGCCAAGAACATTACCGTGGTTTTTGAAATGGAACCGGGCTTCCCGCTGGTGCGCATCAGCACGGAGCGGCTCACTCAGGCTCTGCTGAATCTTTTTCTCAACGCGGTTCAGGCCATGGATCACGGCGGCACCCTGCGCGTGAGTACGCGCGCGCTGCCCGATGGCATGTTCAGCATCACCGTGGCCGACACGGGGCCGGGCATCCAGGCAGAGATTCAGGCCTCCATTTTTACGCCCTATTTTACCACAAAATCGTCGGGAACCGGCCTTGGGCTTGCCATTGTCTATCAGATTGCCGAGGGGCACGGCGGGCGCGTCAGTGTTGGCAACGCGCCGGGGCATGGGGCGGAATTTACGCTCACCCTGCCTGTAAACGGCAAGGGTTAG
- a CDS encoding sigma-54 dependent transcriptional regulator yields MTANPAMQLLVVDDDHNHREMLRALLEEWGYAPTGASSGEEALELCRERPFDLILMDVRMGGMSGIEATRAVKAYNPAIPILIMTAYSDVASAVEALKAGAYDYLTKPLAFDALKLALERALDHASLRHEVRTLRHELAAGLDARNVIGQSQAMRQVLDLVSAIAPSEATVLVTGESGTGKEVVAKLIHANSNRRSGPYVAVNCAALTETLLESELFGHERGAFTGAEKRREGRFLAADKGTIFLDEIGEIPLSMQVKLLRVIQERELQRVGGDQTVRVDVRILAATNKDLAREVEEGRFRQDLYYRLNVVALQLPPLRERGEDIPLLAMHFMKLFADRNGKTVKGFTPGAMDRLLKHNWPGNVRELENAVERAVVLLVGEYISERELPPTIGGQEAEAPGASRLDFANMTLEEIERLAVMDTLAQVGGNKSEAARRLGINRKTLLSKLGDGK; encoded by the coding sequence ATGACTGCAAATCCCGCCATGCAACTGCTGGTGGTGGATGACGACCACAATCACCGCGAAATGCTGCGCGCCCTGCTTGAAGAGTGGGGCTACGCGCCCACCGGAGCTTCCAGCGGCGAGGAAGCCCTGGAGCTGTGCCGTGAACGTCCTTTTGATCTTATTCTCATGGACGTGCGCATGGGGGGCATGAGCGGCATAGAAGCCACGCGGGCCGTCAAGGCCTACAATCCCGCCATTCCCATTCTGATCATGACGGCCTACTCGGATGTTGCCAGCGCCGTGGAGGCGCTCAAGGCCGGGGCATACGACTACCTCACCAAACCTTTGGCCTTTGACGCGCTCAAGCTTGCCCTTGAGCGCGCCCTGGATCATGCCAGCCTGCGGCATGAGGTGCGGACTCTGCGCCACGAGCTGGCGGCAGGTCTGGACGCCCGCAACGTCATAGGGCAGAGCCAGGCCATGCGGCAGGTGCTGGATCTTGTTTCGGCCATTGCGCCCTCTGAGGCCACAGTGCTTGTGACGGGCGAATCCGGCACCGGCAAGGAAGTGGTGGCCAAGCTCATACACGCCAACAGCAACCGCCGCTCTGGCCCCTATGTGGCCGTGAACTGCGCGGCCCTGACGGAAACCCTCCTGGAATCGGAGCTTTTCGGCCACGAGAGGGGCGCGTTCACCGGGGCGGAAAAGCGCCGCGAGGGACGGTTTCTGGCAGCGGACAAAGGCACGATCTTTCTGGACGAGATTGGCGAAATTCCGCTTTCCATGCAGGTAAAGCTGTTGCGCGTCATTCAGGAGCGCGAGTTGCAGCGCGTGGGCGGCGATCAGACCGTGCGGGTGGATGTGCGCATTCTGGCGGCCACCAACAAGGATCTGGCACGCGAGGTGGAAGAAGGGCGCTTTCGGCAGGATCTGTATTACCGGCTTAATGTGGTGGCTTTGCAGTTGCCGCCTTTGCGTGAGCGCGGCGAGGATATCCCCCTGCTCGCCATGCATTTTATGAAGCTTTTTGCCGATCGTAACGGCAAGACCGTCAAGGGATTTACGCCTGGGGCCATGGATCGCCTGCTGAAGCACAACTGGCCCGGCAACGTGCGTGAGCTGGAAAACGCCGTGGAGCGGGCAGTGGTGCTGCTGGTGGGCGAGTATATCAGCGAGCGCGAGCTGCCGCCCACCATTGGCGGGCAGGAGGCGGAGGCCCCGGGGGCGTCGCGGCTGGATTTTGCCAATATGACGCTTGAGGAGATTGAGCGTCTGGCGGTTATGGATACCCTGGCGCAGGTGGGCGGCAACAAGAGCGAGGCTGCGCGGCGTTTGGGGATTAATCGCAAGACGTTGCTGTCAAAGTTGGGGGACGGAAAATAG
- a CDS encoding DUF4198 domain-containing protein, with protein sequence MPSAHRSCHLGLFEHKSAVAAACWAVLSFLFFAPSAQAQVTLLVPSQPSIEAPAPRPKQDAPAKREDKKDEKRQQDAKTASPKAEQPADAAGKQQEQAPATPSAEGKPAPNGEAAPADAPAKPEQAAPAPAPADTQIDEEVDVLITMMRPFQYEGLVMDMPQMFAVLRYDSATPVKDGVAQPERRDLLGDMEEIRYLNQKAWGANVALTKPGLYQFIIEGRPWWDAAHGRFLQHYVKTTLPVYGVERGWNLPVGQRFEIVPLSRPFGLTAPAMFSGVVLMDGKPLPAASVRMARINTEKRPVPTSWHEDIAARTNNKGEFSFVLNQPGWWCCMASIPGDPLKGPDGQPKPLQLGTLFWLYVDSLSSETRKR encoded by the coding sequence ATGCCCAGCGCACACCGTTCCTGTCATCTGGGGTTATTTGAACATAAAAGTGCAGTTGCCGCCGCGTGTTGGGCTGTTTTGTCCTTTCTTTTTTTTGCGCCATCTGCGCAGGCGCAGGTGACCCTGCTGGTGCCCAGCCAGCCCAGTATTGAAGCACCCGCCCCCCGGCCAAAGCAGGACGCCCCCGCCAAACGCGAAGATAAAAAAGACGAAAAACGCCAGCAAGATGCCAAAACAGCATCTCCCAAGGCAGAACAACCCGCTGATGCCGCTGGCAAGCAGCAGGAACAGGCCCCCGCTACGCCCTCTGCCGAGGGGAAACCCGCGCCCAACGGCGAGGCCGCCCCGGCAGACGCCCCGGCCAAACCGGAACAGGCTGCCCCCGCGCCAGCACCCGCTGACACACAGATAGATGAAGAAGTAGACGTGCTTATCACCATGATGCGCCCCTTCCAGTATGAAGGGTTGGTCATGGACATGCCGCAGATGTTTGCGGTGCTGCGTTACGACAGCGCCACTCCTGTCAAAGACGGCGTGGCGCAGCCCGAACGGCGAGACCTGCTGGGCGACATGGAAGAAATCCGTTACCTGAACCAGAAAGCATGGGGAGCCAATGTTGCTCTGACCAAGCCCGGCCTCTACCAGTTCATCATAGAAGGTCGCCCCTGGTGGGATGCCGCGCACGGACGCTTTTTGCAGCATTACGTCAAAACAACACTGCCTGTGTACGGCGTTGAACGCGGCTGGAACCTGCCCGTAGGCCAGCGTTTTGAAATCGTACCGCTTTCCCGGCCCTTTGGCCTTACTGCGCCCGCCATGTTTTCCGGCGTGGTGCTCATGGACGGCAAACCCCTTCCCGCCGCTTCTGTCCGCATGGCGCGCATTAATACAGAAAAACGCCCCGTGCCGACCTCATGGCATGAGGATATCGCCGCCCGCACCAACAACAAGGGGGAATTCTCCTTTGTCTTGAACCAGCCCGGCTGGTGGTGTTGCATGGCCAGTATTCCCGGAGATCCGCTCAAGGGGCCTGATGGGCAGCCCAAGCCTCTGCAACTAGGGACACTGTTCTGGTTGTATGTGGACAGTCTTTCCAGCGAGACGCGGAAGCGCTAG
- a CDS encoding ComF family protein, which translates to MQNALGLNQDRCLHCLRPFSPVFAAHPQDAPAPESLLCPRCSALLAQYAGPRCPRCGIPPSDPQAGNSICGACLQNPPPWSGSAFYGLYQGALRHTLLRLKFDGHLYLAPLLGNFLLESVACLPRPDVIVAVPQHPAHLRRRGYNQAHELARALHGLSGLPLSSRLLTRPVPGQEQAHLGAKDRRSNVRHSFAASPEARGLRVWIVDDVMTTGSTMNAAASALLAGGAARVDAVFAARTPLNTAAEISDIPSHAG; encoded by the coding sequence ATGCAAAACGCACTGGGGCTTAACCAAGACCGCTGCTTGCACTGCCTGCGCCCCTTTTCCCCTGTTTTTGCGGCGCACCCCCAAGACGCGCCAGCGCCGGAATCCCTCCTTTGTCCCCGATGCAGCGCCCTGCTCGCCCAATACGCCGGGCCCAGATGCCCGCGCTGCGGCATTCCGCCTTCTGACCCACAAGCTGGCAACAGCATCTGCGGCGCATGCCTTCAAAATCCCCCGCCGTGGAGCGGCTCTGCTTTCTACGGTCTCTATCAGGGTGCCTTGCGGCACACCCTGCTTCGGCTCAAGTTTGACGGGCATCTGTACCTTGCCCCCCTGCTGGGAAATTTTCTGCTTGAATCCGTGGCCTGTCTGCCCAGGCCAGATGTCATAGTGGCAGTGCCGCAGCATCCTGCCCACCTGCGCCGCAGGGGATACAATCAGGCCCACGAACTGGCGCGGGCGCTGCACGGGCTGTCTGGCCTGCCTTTGTCTTCAAGGCTGCTTACCCGCCCCGTGCCCGGTCAGGAGCAGGCGCACCTGGGGGCAAAAGACCGGCGCAGCAACGTGCGTCACAGCTTTGCCGCATCGCCCGAGGCCAGAGGGTTGCGCGTGTGGATTGTGGACGATGTCATGACTACTGGCAGCACCATGAACGCAGCAGCCAGCGCCCTGCTCGCAGGTGGAGCCGCACGGGTGGATGCGGTCTTTGCGGCCAGAACGCCGCTCAACACTGCCGCCGAAATTTCGGATATACCGAGCCATGCGGGCTGA
- a CDS encoding flavodoxin family protein — MNNVLVLQCSPHVGGVSDSVANLFTKGMAEAGIEARTVALRDYAFSPCTGCGGCSRPPHKCVLADRPLPGQNDACAHMDQAEEVFQMINEAQMVMISSPIYFYFLPAHFKALIDRTQRFWMLQGGEDRVSLPLSRAKPVLVAMTAGRRRGNLLFSGSLLSLKYFLAPLGAAVRETRLLRGLESIKDLHERPAVMAALHAWGHDWGHRLATENASYELTQPLPDDANKP, encoded by the coding sequence ATGAACAACGTGCTTGTGCTCCAGTGCAGTCCTCATGTGGGAGGCGTTTCTGATTCGGTGGCGAACCTTTTTACAAAGGGTATGGCCGAAGCCGGAATTGAAGCGCGCACTGTAGCCCTGCGCGACTACGCATTTTCGCCCTGTACAGGCTGCGGCGGCTGCTCGAGGCCGCCGCACAAATGCGTTCTGGCCGACCGTCCCCTCCCCGGCCAGAATGATGCCTGTGCCCATATGGATCAGGCCGAAGAAGTTTTCCAGATGATCAACGAAGCTCAGATGGTCATGATTTCTTCCCCCATTTATTTCTATTTTCTGCCAGCGCACTTCAAGGCGCTCATCGACAGAACCCAGCGGTTCTGGATGCTGCAGGGCGGCGAAGACCGCGTTTCCCTGCCTCTTTCCCGCGCAAAGCCCGTGCTTGTGGCCATGACCGCAGGGCGGCGGCGCGGCAATCTGCTTTTTTCAGGCTCGCTGCTTTCCCTCAAATACTTTCTGGCTCCCCTTGGGGCTGCCGTTCGGGAAACCCGACTGCTGCGCGGCCTTGAATCAATCAAGGATCTGCACGAACGCCCCGCAGTGATGGCCGCCCTGCATGCCTGGGGACACGACTGGGGCCACAGGCTCGCCACAGAAAATGCCAGCTATGAGCTGACCCAGCCCCTGCCTGATGACGCGAACAAACCATAG
- a CDS encoding MBL fold metallo-hydrolase, which produces MPVATFPLGPLQTNSYLIHSGTQAVAVDVGGDPEPMLEYLATHGLKLAAICITHRHFDHVYGVADLQKATGAPVYISADDDCLEGTESAQGGLWGFPTVTPYESQPIALGKTSFGGMECEVFATPGHTPGGVSLFFPTEKLVFTGDALFYRSIGRTDFPGGDHKGLLRSVTEVLFKLPEDAVVYPGHGPSTTIGDEKKSNPFCGEFQL; this is translated from the coding sequence ATGCCAGTTGCCACCTTTCCCCTCGGCCCTTTGCAGACCAACAGCTACCTTATCCACAGCGGCACGCAGGCCGTTGCGGTAGATGTGGGCGGCGACCCGGAACCCATGCTGGAGTATCTGGCTACGCACGGTCTGAAGCTGGCTGCCATCTGCATTACCCATCGACACTTCGACCACGTTTACGGTGTGGCGGACTTGCAGAAGGCCACGGGAGCGCCTGTTTATATCAGCGCCGACGACGATTGCCTGGAGGGGACGGAATCCGCACAGGGCGGCCTGTGGGGCTTTCCCACTGTGACGCCTTATGAGTCGCAGCCCATAGCTCTGGGCAAGACATCATTTGGCGGTATGGAATGCGAAGTGTTTGCCACCCCTGGGCACACCCCGGGCGGCGTTTCGCTGTTTTTCCCTACTGAAAAACTTGTTTTTACGGGCGACGCGCTCTTTTACCGCTCCATTGGCCGTACGGACTTTCCTGGCGGCGACCACAAGGGCCTGCTGCGCTCGGTGACGGAAGTACTTTTCAAACTGCCGGAAGACGCAGTGGTATACCCTGGGCATGGTCCCTCCACCACCATTGGCGATGAAAAAAAGAGCAACCCTTTTTGCGGTGAATTTCAGCTATGA